Proteins encoded within one genomic window of Nonomuraea gerenzanensis:
- a CDS encoding family 43 glycosylhydrolase: MRLRLGALLRRGALAIMALLCGVAMIPGTARADNPIVQTIYTADPAPLVHNGRVYLYTGHDEDGSTYFTMKEWRVWSSADMVNWTDHGSPMSVATFAWASADAWAGQAVHRNGKFYWYVPVKDRASGQMAIGVGVSDSPTGPFTDAIGRPLVRNGEIDPSVFIDDTGQAYLYWGNPNLWYVRLNADMISYSGSPTQIPLTTAGFGTRTGNASRPTLYEEGPWVYKRNGLYYNVFAAKCCSEFIGYSTAPGPTGPWTYRGTVMPTQGSSFTNHAGIIDFNGGSYFFYHNGALPGGGGFTRSVAVEKFTYNADGTIPTINMTTAGAPQVGTLNPYVRQEAETIAWGSGVETEPAGEGGMNVGWIENGDYIKVKGVAFGSGATSFSARVASATSGGRIELRLGGVSGTLVGTCTVPGTGGWQTWTTVTCPVTGATGTHDLYFRYTGGSGNLFNVNWWQFTGGSGGNLLANGDMESGTTGWGASGGALSSVTDPVHAGARALAIAGRTASWNGTTQDVTAKLTNGRTYTTSVWVRAQSGTPSAKATLALTAGGTTSYLQLTPATPVTSSGWTRLTGTATVSWSGTLTGATFYVETTAGTDGFTIDDASFQ; this comes from the coding sequence ATGAGACTTCGGCTCGGCGCCCTGCTGCGGCGCGGCGCGCTAGCGATCATGGCGTTGCTCTGCGGCGTGGCGATGATCCCCGGCACGGCCAGGGCGGACAACCCGATCGTCCAGACCATCTACACCGCCGACCCCGCCCCCCTGGTGCACAACGGCCGCGTCTACCTCTACACGGGACACGACGAGGACGGCTCCACGTACTTCACCATGAAGGAGTGGCGGGTCTGGTCGTCCGCCGACATGGTGAACTGGACCGACCACGGCTCGCCGATGAGCGTGGCCACCTTCGCCTGGGCCAGCGCCGACGCGTGGGCGGGCCAGGCCGTCCACCGCAACGGCAAGTTCTACTGGTACGTCCCGGTGAAGGACCGGGCGAGCGGTCAGATGGCCATCGGCGTCGGCGTCTCCGACAGCCCCACCGGGCCCTTCACCGACGCCATCGGCCGCCCTCTGGTCAGGAACGGCGAGATCGACCCCTCGGTCTTCATCGACGACACCGGGCAGGCGTACCTGTACTGGGGTAATCCCAACCTCTGGTACGTCCGGCTCAACGCCGACATGATCTCCTACTCCGGCAGCCCCACCCAGATCCCGCTCACCACGGCGGGCTTCGGCACCCGGACCGGCAACGCCAGCCGGCCCACCCTGTACGAGGAGGGCCCCTGGGTCTACAAGCGCAACGGCCTCTACTACAACGTCTTCGCCGCCAAGTGCTGCTCGGAGTTCATCGGCTACTCGACGGCTCCCGGACCCACCGGCCCGTGGACCTACCGCGGGACGGTCATGCCCACGCAGGGCAGCAGCTTCACCAACCACGCCGGGATCATCGACTTCAACGGCGGATCGTACTTCTTCTACCACAACGGCGCCCTGCCGGGCGGTGGCGGCTTCACCCGCTCGGTGGCCGTGGAGAAGTTCACCTACAACGCCGACGGCACCATCCCCACGATCAACATGACCACGGCCGGAGCGCCCCAGGTCGGCACGCTGAATCCGTACGTCCGCCAGGAGGCCGAGACGATCGCCTGGGGATCCGGCGTGGAGACCGAGCCCGCCGGCGAGGGCGGCATGAACGTCGGCTGGATCGAGAACGGCGACTACATCAAGGTCAAGGGCGTCGCCTTCGGCTCCGGCGCGACGTCCTTCAGCGCGCGAGTGGCCTCGGCGACCAGCGGCGGCCGGATCGAGCTGCGCCTGGGCGGGGTCAGCGGCACCCTGGTGGGGACGTGCACGGTGCCGGGCACCGGCGGCTGGCAGACCTGGACGACGGTCACCTGCCCGGTGACCGGCGCGACGGGCACCCATGACCTGTACTTCAGGTACACCGGCGGCAGCGGCAACCTGTTCAACGTGAACTGGTGGCAGTTCACCGGCGGCTCCGGCGGCAACCTGCTCGCCAACGGCGACATGGAGAGCGGCACCACGGGCTGGGGCGCGTCCGGGGGAGCCCTGTCGTCCGTGACCGACCCGGTGCACGCGGGCGCGCGGGCGCTGGCCATCGCCGGGCGTACGGCGTCATGGAACGGCACCACCCAGGACGTGACCGCGAAGCTCACCAACGGCAGGACCTACACCACCAGCGTCTGGGTGCGCGCGCAGAGCGGCACGCCCAGCGCGAAGGCGACCCTGGCGCTCACCGCCGGCGGCACGACCAGCTATCTCCAGCTCACCCCGGCCACCCCGGTCACCTCCAGCGGCTGGACCCGGCTCACCGGCACGGCGACCGTCTCGTGGAGCGGCACGCTGACCGGCGCGACCTTCTACGTCGAGACGACCGCGGGCACCGACGGCTTCACCATCGACGACGCCTCGTTCCAGTAG
- a CDS encoding LacI family DNA-binding transcriptional regulator produces the protein MRRRGRSERATLADVARLAGVSPTTASKVLNGRSDVGAKTRELVLGVMAEIGYKPTAARHEQARDRMLVTVLDIVESRYAGTVLQGILVAATAAQAELLVRLPPGEPVGSSRKAARAWLEEEQASGVAGVIALAVAVPDSVISAAEELGLPVVTIDPIDTTESRLVSIGSTNWAGGRAATEHVIQLGHRRVGWIGGPLGSAPSAERFHGYQAALDSAGLVPDRALVRHEAFAVEAGQRHGRDLLSLDERPTAIVAGNDEIAVGVLAAAKELGIPVPGGLSVTGFDDTPQTEWTTPRLTSVRQPLMGMGRMAVETVLGMADGVQPASRHLQLATTLSVRDSTGPAPS, from the coding sequence ATGCGACGGCGAGGTCGTTCCGAGCGAGCCACCCTGGCGGACGTCGCCCGGCTGGCCGGCGTCTCGCCGACGACCGCCTCGAAGGTCCTCAACGGGCGCAGCGATGTCGGGGCGAAGACGCGCGAGCTGGTGCTCGGAGTCATGGCCGAGATCGGCTACAAACCGACGGCGGCGCGCCACGAGCAGGCCAGGGATCGCATGCTCGTCACCGTGCTCGACATCGTGGAGTCCCGTTACGCCGGCACGGTGCTCCAGGGCATCCTCGTGGCGGCGACCGCTGCGCAGGCCGAGCTGCTGGTCCGGCTGCCGCCAGGGGAGCCGGTCGGCAGCAGCCGCAAGGCGGCGCGGGCCTGGCTGGAGGAGGAGCAGGCGTCCGGGGTCGCCGGGGTCATCGCGCTGGCCGTGGCCGTGCCCGACTCGGTGATCTCGGCCGCGGAGGAGCTCGGGCTGCCTGTCGTGACGATCGATCCCATCGACACCACCGAGTCACGGCTGGTCAGCATCGGCTCCACCAACTGGGCGGGCGGTCGTGCTGCGACCGAGCACGTGATCCAGCTCGGCCACCGCAGGGTCGGCTGGATCGGCGGGCCACTGGGCTCGGCCCCCTCGGCGGAGCGCTTTCACGGCTACCAGGCCGCGCTCGACTCGGCCGGTCTCGTGCCGGACCGCGCGCTGGTCCGGCACGAGGCGTTCGCCGTCGAGGCGGGGCAGCGGCACGGGCGCGACCTGCTCTCGCTCGACGAGCGGCCGACCGCGATCGTCGCGGGCAACGACGAGATCGCCGTCGGGGTCCTCGCCGCGGCCAAGGAGCTCGGCATCCCGGTCCCGGGCGGGCTGTCGGTCACCGGCTTCGACGACACGCCGCAGACCGAGTGGACCACACCCCGGCTCACGTCCGTCAGGCAGCCGCTCATGGGCATGGGCCGGATGGCCGTCGAGACCGTCCTCGGCATGGCCGACGGCGTGCAGCCCGCCTCCCGGCATCTCCAGCTCGCGACGACCCTCAGCGTTCGCGACTCGACGGGGCCGGCGCCCTCGTGA
- a CDS encoding endo-1,4-beta-xylanase — MRVNAMSPPTARRPRGARRALIAGALGALGLVTALATAVPAGAAASTLGAAAAQSGRYFGTAIAAGKLGDSAYTTIANREFDMVTAENEMKIDATEPNRGQFNFTAGDRVYNWAVQNGKRVRGHTLAWHSQQPGWMQQLSGSSLRQAMINHINGVMGHYKGKIYAWDVVNEAFADGNSGGRRDSNLQRTGNDWIEVAFRTARAADPAAKLCYNDYNIDNWSWAKTQGVYNMVRDFKARGVPIDCVGLQSHFNSNSPYNSNYRTTIQSFAALGVDVQITELDIQGGSATTYANVVNDCLAVPRCTGITVWGVRDTDSWLGSGAAALLFDGNGNKKAAYTAVLNALNGGTTTTPTPGGDAGQLRGVASGRCVDVPNANTADGTAVQLWDCNGQTNQQWAQTSAGELRVYGNKCLDAGGTGNGARIQIYSCWGGDNQKWRVNSDGTIVGVQSGLCLDAIGAGNGNGTGLQLYSCSGGNNQKWTYNPASV; from the coding sequence ATGCGTGTCAACGCCATGTCCCCCCCTACCGCCAGGCGGCCACGCGGCGCGCGCCGGGCACTGATCGCCGGGGCGCTCGGCGCGCTCGGCCTGGTCACGGCACTGGCGACGGCGGTCCCCGCCGGCGCCGCGGCGAGCACGCTCGGCGCCGCCGCCGCACAGAGCGGCCGCTACTTCGGCACCGCCATCGCCGCGGGCAAGCTCGGCGACTCCGCCTACACGACCATCGCCAACCGCGAGTTCGACATGGTCACCGCCGAGAACGAGATGAAGATCGACGCCACCGAGCCCAACCGGGGGCAGTTCAACTTCACCGCCGGTGACCGCGTCTACAACTGGGCGGTCCAGAACGGCAAGCGGGTGCGCGGCCACACCCTGGCCTGGCACTCCCAGCAGCCGGGCTGGATGCAGCAGCTGTCGGGCAGCTCGCTGCGCCAGGCCATGATCAACCACATCAACGGCGTCATGGGCCACTACAAGGGCAAGATCTACGCCTGGGACGTGGTCAACGAGGCCTTCGCCGACGGCAACTCCGGCGGCCGGCGCGACTCCAACCTCCAGCGCACCGGCAACGACTGGATCGAGGTGGCCTTCCGCACCGCCCGCGCCGCCGACCCGGCCGCCAAGCTCTGCTACAACGACTACAACATCGACAACTGGAGCTGGGCCAAGACCCAGGGCGTCTACAACATGGTCAGGGACTTCAAGGCCCGCGGCGTCCCGATCGACTGCGTCGGCCTGCAGTCCCACTTCAACAGCAACAGCCCCTACAACAGCAACTACCGCACCACCATCCAGAGCTTCGCCGCTCTCGGCGTGGACGTGCAGATCACCGAGCTGGACATCCAGGGCGGCTCGGCCACCACCTACGCCAACGTCGTCAACGACTGCCTGGCCGTGCCGCGCTGCACCGGCATCACGGTCTGGGGCGTCCGCGACACCGACTCCTGGCTCGGCTCCGGCGCCGCCGCGCTGCTCTTCGACGGCAACGGCAACAAGAAGGCCGCCTACACCGCGGTGCTCAACGCGCTCAACGGCGGCACCACCACCACGCCGACGCCCGGCGGCGACGCCGGCCAGCTCAGGGGCGTCGCCTCCGGCCGCTGCGTGGACGTGCCCAACGCGAACACCGCCGACGGCACCGCGGTGCAGCTGTGGGACTGCAACGGCCAGACCAACCAGCAGTGGGCCCAGACCTCGGCCGGGGAGTTGAGGGTGTACGGCAACAAGTGCCTGGATGCCGGGGGCACAGGCAACGGTGCCAGAATCCAGATCTACTCCTGCTGGGGCGGCGACAACCAGAAGTGGCGCGTCAACTCCGACGGCACCATCGTCGGCGTGCAGTCCGGGCTCTGCCTCGACGCGATCGGCGCCGGCAACGGCAACGGCACGGGCCTGCAGCTCTACAGCTGCTCCGGAGGCAACAACCAGAAGTGGACCTACAACCCCGCGTCCGTGTAG
- a CDS encoding cellulose binding domain-containing protein gives MSGRGSLFTTIAVTAAALLVLATAGAALSSDTSTLTAPPTGTLAQPAGALATTAGCGKSPTLRSGTQSIQSSGRNRSFILRLPDNYHNGTPYRLIFGFHWLGGTAADVDSGGTSGYPWSYYGLRQLSDNGAIFVAPQGLNNGWANSNGEDVTFVDDLIRLIEADLCVDTSQRFATGFSYGGGMSFSLACSRPSVFRAVAVFSGAQLSGCSGGTQPVAYLGLHGLGDTVLGIAQGRALRDRFVRNNGCTPQNPPEPSAGSRGHVVTAYSGCRAGYPVVWAAFDNGHTPAPVDGTYTDNGVTTWTKAEVWKFFAQFGGGTSSPTPAPGGCTATMETVNSWSGGFQSTVTVRAGGAAVNGWTVGWAWPGGQTISSLWNGVRSGSGAGVTVRNESYNGSLAPGGTATFGFTAGGVPATPALTCDAS, from the coding sequence ATGTCAGGACGCGGCTCCCTCTTCACCACGATCGCGGTCACCGCCGCGGCACTGCTCGTGCTCGCCACGGCCGGCGCCGCGCTGAGCAGCGACACCAGCACCCTCACCGCGCCGCCCACCGGCACGCTGGCGCAGCCCGCCGGTGCGCTCGCGACGACCGCCGGATGCGGCAAGTCGCCGACGCTGAGGAGCGGTACGCAGTCGATTCAGAGCAGCGGCAGGAACCGCTCCTTCATCCTCCGCCTGCCCGACAACTACCACAACGGCACCCCCTACCGCCTGATCTTCGGCTTCCACTGGCTGGGCGGCACCGCCGCCGACGTCGACTCCGGCGGGACCAGCGGATACCCGTGGTCGTACTACGGCCTCAGGCAGCTGTCGGACAACGGCGCCATCTTCGTCGCCCCCCAGGGCCTCAACAACGGCTGGGCCAACAGCAACGGCGAGGACGTCACCTTCGTCGACGACCTGATCAGGCTCATCGAGGCCGACCTCTGCGTCGACACCTCCCAGCGCTTCGCCACCGGCTTCAGCTACGGCGGCGGGATGAGCTTCTCGCTCGCGTGCTCCCGCCCGTCGGTGTTCCGCGCGGTCGCCGTCTTCTCCGGCGCCCAGCTCAGCGGCTGCAGCGGCGGCACGCAGCCGGTCGCGTACCTGGGCCTGCACGGCCTCGGCGACACGGTGCTCGGCATCGCGCAGGGGCGGGCGCTGCGCGACAGGTTCGTCCGCAACAACGGCTGCACTCCGCAGAACCCGCCCGAGCCCAGCGCGGGCAGCCGCGGCCACGTCGTCACCGCCTACTCAGGGTGCCGGGCCGGTTACCCGGTAGTGTGGGCGGCGTTCGACAACGGTCACACGCCCGCCCCGGTGGACGGCACTTACACCGACAACGGCGTGACGACCTGGACCAAGGCAGAAGTGTGGAAGTTCTTCGCCCAGTTCGGCGGCGGCACCTCGTCGCCGACTCCGGCGCCCGGCGGCTGCACGGCCACGATGGAGACCGTCAACTCCTGGTCCGGCGGTTTCCAGTCCACCGTGACCGTCCGCGCCGGTGGCGCCGCCGTCAACGGCTGGACGGTCGGCTGGGCGTGGCCGGGCGGGCAGACGATCAGCAGCCTGTGGAACGGCGTCCGCTCCGGCTCCGGAGCAGGCGTGACCGTGCGCAACGAGTCGTACAACGGCTCGCTCGCCCCCGGCGGCACCGCCACGTTCGGCTTCACGGCCGGCGGTGTGCCCGCCACCCCCGCCCTCACCTGTGACGCGTCCTGA
- a CDS encoding lectin — MRRFMRWFLAVTLAAGSLVAVGGGTSPAAALDNGLARTPQLGWNDWNTFFCNVNETLIRQTADIMVSSGMAAAGYEYVNIDDCWSTRSRDAAGNLVADPQKFPSGMKALADYVHAKGLKLGIYSSAGTTTCAGYPASLGYEQRDAALWASWGIDYLKYDNCGDHLGRTGQQRYTAMRDALAATGRPILYSLCNWGQENVWTWGMPVGNSWRTTGDIAANWNSIMGILDQQVGLEAYSGPGGWNDPDMLEVGVGALTATEGRAHFSLWSLLNAPLIAGNDLRTMSAETRTILTNTEVIAVNQDWGGRQGHKISDSGDLEVWRKPMSDGSVAVVLLNRGTSTATVSTTASTLGLAAVPAYAVRDLWAHTTSSSAGTISAAVPGHGAAMYTVTGGGLAPSVAIRGAGSGRCLDVTGASQANGAQAQIWDCNGQPNQQWTPTASGELRVYGNKCLDAYNQGTANGTQVIIWDCNGQANQRWRLNTDGSIAGVQSGLCLDVPNNATANGTKLIIWSCNGQANQRWTRT, encoded by the coding sequence ATGCGCAGGTTCATGAGATGGTTCCTGGCGGTGACACTGGCCGCCGGATCGCTGGTCGCGGTCGGCGGCGGCACGTCGCCCGCCGCCGCGCTGGACAACGGGCTCGCCCGCACGCCGCAACTGGGCTGGAACGACTGGAACACCTTCTTCTGCAACGTCAACGAGACCCTCATCCGGCAGACCGCGGACATCATGGTCTCCAGCGGCATGGCGGCGGCCGGTTACGAGTACGTCAACATCGACGACTGCTGGTCCACCAGGAGCCGCGACGCCGCCGGCAACCTGGTGGCCGACCCGCAGAAGTTCCCCAGCGGCATGAAGGCGCTGGCCGACTACGTACACGCCAAGGGCCTGAAGCTCGGCATCTACTCCTCGGCGGGCACGACCACCTGCGCCGGCTACCCCGCCAGCCTCGGCTACGAGCAGCGCGACGCCGCGTTGTGGGCGTCCTGGGGGATCGACTACCTGAAGTACGACAACTGCGGCGACCACCTGGGCAGGACCGGTCAGCAGCGTTACACCGCCATGCGCGACGCGCTGGCCGCCACCGGCCGCCCGATCCTCTACAGCCTGTGCAACTGGGGCCAGGAGAACGTATGGACCTGGGGCATGCCGGTGGGCAACTCCTGGCGCACGACGGGTGACATCGCCGCGAACTGGAACTCCATCATGGGCATCCTGGACCAGCAGGTCGGCCTGGAGGCGTACTCGGGGCCCGGCGGCTGGAACGACCCCGACATGCTGGAGGTCGGCGTCGGCGCGCTCACGGCGACCGAGGGCCGGGCGCACTTCAGCCTGTGGTCGCTGCTGAACGCGCCGCTCATCGCGGGCAACGACCTGCGCACGATGAGCGCCGAGACCCGTACCATCCTGACCAACACCGAGGTCATCGCGGTCAACCAGGACTGGGGCGGCAGGCAGGGCCACAAGATCAGCGACAGCGGCGACCTGGAGGTCTGGCGCAAGCCGATGTCCGACGGCTCGGTCGCGGTCGTCCTGCTCAACCGGGGCACCTCCACCGCCACCGTCTCCACCACCGCCTCCACCCTCGGCCTGGCCGCGGTGCCCGCCTACGCGGTGCGCGACCTGTGGGCGCACACCACGTCCTCCTCGGCCGGGACCATCAGCGCGGCGGTGCCCGGACACGGCGCGGCCATGTACACCGTCACCGGAGGCGGCCTCGCGCCCTCGGTCGCGATCAGAGGGGCCGGCTCGGGCCGGTGCCTGGACGTCACCGGCGCCTCGCAGGCCAACGGCGCGCAGGCGCAGATCTGGGACTGCAACGGCCAGCCCAACCAGCAGTGGACGCCCACCGCGAGCGGTGAGCTGCGGGTCTACGGCAACAAGTGCCTGGACGCCTACAACCAGGGCACCGCCAACGGCACCCAGGTGATCATCTGGGACTGCAACGGGCAGGCCAACCAGCGGTGGCGGCTCAACACCGACGGCTCCATCGCCGGCGTGCAGTCGGGCCTGTGCCTCGACGTGCCCAACAACGCCACGGCCAACGGCACCAAGCTGATCATCTGGTCCTGCAACGGGCAGGCCAACCAGCGGTGGACCCGCACCTGA
- a CDS encoding extracellular catalytic domain type 1 short-chain-length polyhydroxyalkanoate depolymerase: MTRSGPRTSRRAGLAAALAALITALVTALAGFLTAAPQASAAVLTEVTSFGANPGGLRMYLYVPDTVAPRPGVLVAMHGCNGWAPGFHQGTEFASLADRHGFVVIYPQANKSANGMSNCFDVWSNEALRHGGGSDPVSIVSMATYVLQRYNGDPERVFATGFSSGAMQTLNLLATYPDVFKAGAPFAGVPYGCLGPAGCGDKTPQQWGDLARNAYPGYTGPRPRVMAWHGTADSVLPYTMLQEEIDQWTNVHGLSQTPATTDSPQSGWTRRVYGSGQVEAYTITGAGHDLPRTGMAAYAIRFFGLDGGSSTTTPTVPPAGQLKGAGSGRCLDVPGAATADATAVQLWDCNGQANQQWAATAADELRVYGTKCLDAGGTGNGAVVQIYSCHGGANQKWRLNADGTITGVQSGRCLDAVGQGTANGTRLQLYTCHGGTNQRFTRT, encoded by the coding sequence ATGACACGAAGCGGACCCCGGACAAGCAGGCGTGCGGGCCTCGCCGCCGCCCTGGCGGCCCTGATCACGGCGCTGGTCACCGCGCTGGCCGGGTTCCTCACGGCCGCGCCGCAGGCGTCGGCGGCGGTCCTGACCGAGGTGACGAGCTTCGGTGCGAACCCCGGCGGCCTGCGGATGTACCTCTACGTGCCCGACACGGTGGCGCCCCGGCCGGGCGTCCTGGTGGCGATGCACGGGTGCAACGGCTGGGCGCCCGGCTTCCACCAGGGCACCGAGTTCGCCTCGCTGGCCGACCGGCACGGCTTCGTCGTCATCTACCCGCAGGCCAACAAGAGCGCCAACGGCATGTCCAACTGCTTCGACGTGTGGTCGAACGAAGCCCTGCGGCACGGCGGCGGCAGCGACCCGGTGTCGATCGTCTCCATGGCCACCTACGTGCTGCAACGCTACAACGGCGACCCGGAGCGGGTCTTCGCCACCGGCTTCTCCTCCGGCGCGATGCAGACCCTCAACCTGCTCGCCACGTACCCGGACGTGTTCAAGGCGGGCGCGCCGTTCGCCGGGGTGCCCTACGGCTGCCTCGGCCCCGCCGGCTGCGGCGACAAGACCCCGCAGCAGTGGGGTGACCTGGCCAGGAACGCCTACCCCGGCTACACCGGGCCCCGCCCCCGGGTGATGGCCTGGCACGGCACCGCCGACTCCGTGCTGCCGTACACGATGCTGCAGGAGGAGATCGACCAGTGGACGAACGTCCACGGGCTGAGCCAGACCCCCGCCACCACCGACAGCCCGCAGTCCGGCTGGACCCGGCGGGTCTACGGCTCCGGGCAGGTCGAGGCGTACACCATCACCGGCGCCGGCCACGACCTGCCGCGCACCGGGATGGCCGCCTACGCCATCCGCTTCTTCGGCCTGGACGGCGGCTCGTCCACCACGACCCCGACCGTGCCGCCCGCCGGGCAGCTCAAGGGAGCCGGCTCCGGGCGCTGCCTGGACGTGCCCGGCGCCGCCACCGCCGACGCCACCGCCGTGCAGCTGTGGGACTGCAACGGACAGGCCAACCAGCAGTGGGCCGCCACCGCCGCCGATGAGCTGAGGGTCTACGGCACCAAGTGCCTGGACGCGGGCGGCACCGGCAACGGCGCCGTCGTCCAGATCTACTCCTGCCACGGCGGCGCCAACCAGAAGTGGCGGCTGAACGCCGACGGCACCATCACCGGCGTGCAGTCCGGGCGCTGCCTGGACGCCGTCGGCCAGGGCACCGCCAACGGCACCCGGCTCCAGCTCTACACCTGCCACGGCGGCACCAACCAGCGGTTCACCCGCACCTGA